Part of the Paenibacillus sp. FSL R7-0273 genome is shown below.
AATACGGAATAGCTCTGGATGCGGCAGAGCTGGATGCGCTCTATGAATCCTTTAAGGAAAAGGCGGACCGCCAGAAGGCTGTCAGCGACGACGAGCTTCTGCGGATGGTCAGCAGCACTACCGGACAGCAGGCGCAGTTCTACGAGCTGGGTGAGGTTCAGGTGCTGGCCGGCAGTGCACCGCGCCGGGTAGCTGCAGTTACCGTGCGGAACCTGCAGACAGGAGCAGAGCAGGCCTATACCAGCACAGGCAGCGGCCCGCTGGAGGCGGTCATTGCAGCCATCAGTCTTGGCATCACGGAAAGCATCGGGTTTGCCGGTCTTGAGCTGCATTCACTGGGCAGCGGGGAGCAGGCCCAGGCTGAAGCGGCTGTCATGGTGGAGTGGGAAGGCGCCAAATTCAGGGGCACAGCCATCCATCAGGATATTGTTATGGCGGCGGGGATTGCCTATGTGGCTGCCTGCAATGCGGCGCTGCTGTCCGCCAGCGCGGAGAACAGCCGGGAGACGGCTGTCTAGCGGCAGAGCAGACAGCTTCGGACAGTTTGCGGGACCAGCTGACAAAGGACCGGAGTCTGCCAGGCTGCAGGCCAGAGAACGGGCAGGATTGTCCAAACGGGATCACAGCCGGAGCTAAGGTGATGTACAGGTAAAATAAGCTGTTTTTTTACAGCAAAGGGCTTTGTCTGAAAGCGTAGAAAATTAGCGAATGCTGGTTTTGTCAAGCTGTGGACAACGTTATCCACATATTCCGCCTTACTTGTGTAAAAACCGTGTAAAATCAGCAATAACGCCTGTTTCGTACCCCTATGAAATGGGGAACTTTTCAATGTGAGGTTTATGTGTAAACTGTGGATAATGTGGACAATTCGGTGGATAAAAAGTACTTGACAAAAGAAATGTTGATTTTATGCATAAAAAAAGCCCCTTAGGGGCTTTTTTTATTCAAGGTTATGCACCAAATCTGTGGATGGGCATGTGGATAAGTGATTATGAACAAATTTGGAACAGTTAAAATTTTTTTTGAAGCCGGTTTACATTATTCGTCAGCAAGCTGCTCCCATTCCTCAAACCGCAGGCCAAGCTGCTCTTTCTTAGCCTTCAGGTCGCTTTCATGCTGCTGTAGCGCCATATAATCCTGATAAATCTCCGGTTTGGTCATTTCATTCTCGATGAGGGCAATCTCCTCCTCGAGGCGGGCAATGGCCTCCTCCAGCTCAGAAATCCGCCGCAGGCGGTTGCGTTCCTCGCGTTTGGCTGCTTTGTCAGCTTCAAAGGAAGAGGCGCTGCCTTTATCCGCAGCCTCAGCCTCGGCAATCCGTGCGGCTTTGGCTGCGACCAGTCCGGCTTCCTCAAGGGCGATAGCCTCGAGCTCTTTTTTCTTATCAATGTAATCATCGTAATTGCCGAGATACTGGTCGATGCCGGACGGATGCAGCTCCAGGACACGCTCAGCCATTTTGTTCAGGAAGTAACGGTCATGGGATATGAACAGCAGGGTGCCTTCAAAATCAATCAGTGCCGCCTCCAGCACCTCGCGGCTGACCAGATCCAGATGGTTGGTAGGCTCATCGAGTATGAGCATATTGGCACCGCGCAGCATCAGCTTGGAGAGGGCCACCCGGGCCTTTTCCCCGCCGCTCAGTGCAGCTATCCTCTTCAGGACGTCCTCACCGCTGAACAGAAAGTTGCCGAGAATTGTGCGGATGCGTGCCTCCTCCAGCATCGGATATTCACTCCAAAGCTCCTCAAGCACGGTGTTACGCGGGTTGAGACGGGTCTGCTCCTGGTCGTAGTAGGCGATTTTGACTTTAGCGCCCCAGTTGACGGTTCCGGCGGAAGGCTCCCGGGTGCCGGTCAGGCACTGCAGCAGCGTTGATTTGCCGATTCCGTTCGGTCCGATCAGCGCAGCCGTTTCTCCGCGCCGCAGCTCAAAGGAAGCGCCGCGGAAGAGCGGCGCTGCCGCTTCACTGAACGCTACAGCGACGTCACGCACCTGCAGCACCTCCTTACCGGACATGAAGTCAGGCTCAAAGGAGAAGCTGGCCTTCTTCAGATCGCCGAGCGGCTTGTCGATGCGTTCCATCTTGTCCAGCGCCTTGCGCCGGCTCTGGGCCCGTTTGGTGGTGGAAGCGCGCACGATATTGCGCTGCACGAAATCCTCCATCCGGGAGATTTCCTCCTGCTGCTTCTCATACTGCTTCATGCGGATTTCATACTCTGCCGCCTTCAGCTCCATATAACGGCTGTAATTGCCCGTGTAACGACGGGATTGATGCCGTTCTATTTCTACAATAGTGGTAACCAGCCTGTCGAGGAAATACCGGTCATGGGACACGACCAGAATGCCGCCGGCATAGCCGCGCAGGTAATCCTCCAGCCAGGTCAGTGTCTCAATATCCAAATGGTTGGTAGGCTCATCCAGCATGAGCAGATCGGGAGCCTGCAGCAGAATGCGGGCCAGCGCCAGCCTTGTCTTTTGTCCTCCGCTTAGTGTGGATATTGGCGTATCCGGTGCAAACTCGCCGAAGCCCATACCGTGCAGCACGCTGCGGATCCGTGTGTTCATCTCATAGCCGCCGTGGTCCTTGAACCAGTCCGAGCGCTTGGAGTACCGCTCCAGCAGATCCTCGTACCGTTTCGGATCCTCCGCCAGCTTCGGATCAGCAATATCGGCTTCCATCTGCCGCAGCTCCGCTTCCGCTTCAATTAAAGGCGCGAATACCGCCAGCATTTCCTCCTGGATGGTTTTGTCAGACTGCAGACCGCTGTTCTGGGCCAGATAGCCGACGGTTGTTTCCTTGGATTTA
Proteins encoded:
- a CDS encoding ABC-F family ATP-binding cassette domain-containing protein, yielding MLLQATGISKSYGVQSVLDGISLQVNEKERVGLVGVNGAGKSTFLQIIAGEMSFDSGQIHKSKETTVGYLAQNSGLQSDKTIQEEMLAVFAPLIEAEAELRQMEADIADPKLAEDPKRYEDLLERYSKRSDWFKDHGGYEMNTRIRSVLHGMGFGEFAPDTPISTLSGGQKTRLALARILLQAPDLLMLDEPTNHLDIETLTWLEDYLRGYAGGILVVSHDRYFLDRLVTTIVEIERHQSRRYTGNYSRYMELKAAEYEIRMKQYEKQQEEISRMEDFVQRNIVRASTTKRAQSRRKALDKMERIDKPLGDLKKASFSFEPDFMSGKEVLQVRDVAVAFSEAAAPLFRGASFELRRGETAALIGPNGIGKSTLLQCLTGTREPSAGTVNWGAKVKIAYYDQEQTRLNPRNTVLEELWSEYPMLEEARIRTILGNFLFSGEDVLKRIAALSGGEKARVALSKLMLRGANMLILDEPTNHLDLVSREVLEAALIDFEGTLLFISHDRYFLNKMAERVLELHPSGIDQYLGNYDDYIDKKKELEAIALEEAGLVAAKAARIAEAEAADKGSASSFEADKAAKREERNRLRRISELEEAIARLEEEIALIENEMTKPEIYQDYMALQQHESDLKAKKEQLGLRFEEWEQLADE